TAAGTTTTCATATATTTCTTCAGTTATATGTGGCGCAATAGGTGCTAAAACATTAATGAGTTTATTTAAAGCCTCATATAAGCTGTAGTAAGCTCCAAGTTTATCAGGATCATCACTTTCAACCCATGTTCTTCCACGGATAAGCCTTACATACCAGCGGCTTAAATCTTCAAGGATGAAATTGTTAATTTTTCTTGTTGCCTTATGGAAGTATAAGTTGTTTAAATCTTCTTCAACATCACGAACAAGACTATTTGCCCTTGATATAATCCATTTATCCTCATTTCTAAGAATAATATCATCTTCAGTTATCTTTGTTGGGTCAAATTCATCTAAAGACATGTAGGTGGTTGAGAACACATATACATTCCAGAGGATATTGAACATTTTATTTATGTTGTTTAATTCATCCCATACAAATTTAAGGTCTTCCCATGGTTTATTAGCCCATAACAAGTAGAATCTTAAAACATCTGCACCATATTTTTCAATAACTTCCTCAGGTGCAACAACGTTTCCTAAAGATTTACTCATTTTCTTTCCATCTTCATCTAATACAAATCCATGCATTAAAACCTTTTTATATGGTGCCCTGTCCATTGCAATTACACCAGTACCAAGTTGAGAGTAGAACCAACCTCTAGTCTGGTCGTGACCTTCTGTAATAAAGTCATAAGGGAACCATTGGTTAAATCCATTATCTTCTTGAGGATAATAAAGTGAAGCCCAACCAGCTACTCCTGAATCAATCCATACATCTAAAACATCAGGTATTCTTTCAACAGTAGCTCCACATTTATCACATTTCATTTTAATTTCATCAACATAAGGTCTGTGAACAAGCTCTTCATCATCAACATCAATTTCATTTAATGCATTTTCCTTAAGTTCAGCTACTGAACCTACTACTTTAAGCTCTCCACAGTCAGGACATTCCCAGATAGGAATTGGAATACCCCAGTATCTTTGTCTAGAAATGGTCCAGTCTTTAGCATTGTCTACCCAGTCCCTAAATCTGCCTTCTCCAGCCCATTTAGGAATCCATTCCACTTTATCAAGTTCATCTAACATTTGTTGTTTAATATCAGTGACTTTAATGAACCATTGTTTAGTAGCTAAGTAGATAATAGGAGTTTTACATCTCCAACAGACCCCATATCTGTGAGTGAGAGTTTCATTTCTAAACATTAACCCTTTTTCAATTAAATCGTTGATAATTTCATCATTAGCTGATTTACAGAATTTACCTGCATATTTTCCTGCATCTTCAACAAAAGTACCACTTTCATCAATTGGGCTGAAAATAGGTAATCCATATTCTTTTCCAACTTCAAAGTCGTCAGGACCATGTCCAGGTGCAGTATGTACAAAACCAGTACCTTCACCAAGTTCTACATGATCTCCCGGTAAGATTGTGTGGACATTATCGATTTCATCAAATTCAACTTGTTTTGGAACTTCACTAGCTAATGGATAGGTATATGCTACTCCAAGTAAGTCTTCACCAGTAACATTTTTAACAATTTCATAGATGACTTCAACTTCTTCGATTACTGTGTCTTCTTCATCTTCATTTTCGGCAGGTATTTTCTTTTTGTGTACAATTTCTGCAGGCCCTAAGACATCTTCAAGAAGGTTTTCAGCTAAAAGTAATATTTCACCATCTTTTTTAACAAATGTGTAGGTGAATTCTGGGTTTACTGCAATAGCTAAGTTAGAAGGAAGTGTCCATGGAGTTGTTGTCCAAACAAGGAAATATTCTGGTAAATCATTATCTTCAAGTAAGGATTCTTTTACAGGAAACTTAACAAAAATAGAAGGATCTTCTTTTTCTTCGTAATCAATTTCTGCTGCTGCAAGTGCAGTTTCACAATGAGGACACCAGCTAATTACCCTTTTATCATTGACAAGTAAGTTTTTTTCATTAGCTCTTTTTAAGGTCCACCAAGCAGATTCCATGTATTTAGGATCAAGAGTCATGTACGGTTTTTCCCAGTCCATCCAGACTCCCAAATCATCAAATTCATGTTCCATAGCTATCTTGTTATCCATTGCAAATTCTTTACATTTATCAACAAAGTTAGCTATTCCAACTTCTTCTTCAATTTCCTGTTTACTTTTAATACCCATTAATTGCTCTACTTTATGTTCAATTGGAAGACCGTGCATATCCCATCCTGCTTGTCTTCTTAAACTGAACCCGTTCATACTTTTGAAACGTAAATAGCTGTCTTTAATTACTTTGTTCCAGGCAGTTCCTAAATGTATTTTTCCACTACAATATGGAGGACCATCTAAAAAGGAATATTGAGGTCCATTTGCTCTAAGTTTATTTACTTTAGAAAACATGTCCCCTTCTTTCCAGAAGTTTTGGACTTTATTTTCTATTTTTTTATGATCATATGACTTTTCTGCCTCTTTTATCGGCATTTTAATTCTCCTTAATTATATAAAATTGATTGAATTATGATAAAAAATAAAAAAAAATATAAAAATTAGAAAGTTCTTGCATTACCAGCAATTACATCTTGAGCAATGTCAGTAATGTTTTCTAATCCTTCATCAATAATTTTTTCAATATCTGCTTTTACATCTTCTAATTTGCAGCCATCTTCTAAAATAACTTGGGTTGAAGCTGCTTTAGGATTGTCAATAGGTCTACCAATTTGACTTAAAAGCATAATATGAACTTGTTTAACTTCAGGTATTTTTTCTGCAATTTCAGCAGCTATTCTGCTAGCTAAAATGTTATAGATTTTACCTACGTGGTTAACTGGGTTTTTACCAGAAGTTGCTTCCATAGACATTGGACGGCATGGAGTAATTAAACCGTTAGCTCTGTTTCCCCTACCTACAGAACCGTCATCTCCCATTTCAGCAGAAGTACCAGTTACAGTTAAGAAGTAGCCAGCTTCATCGTCAGAATCTAAATTATCTCCTGTGTTAATAAATACTTCAACATCACGGTTGGTGTATTTAGGAGCAAGTTTTTCAGCTTCTTCTTTTAATACTGCACAAGCTGCTTTATATTCTTCTGGGTTTTTAACATATTTATCCACCATACCACAGCAGATAGTTAAAGTGATTTTATCTTTTTCTCTTAATCCCATTACTTTAATATCTTCACCAGTAGCAGGATATTTTTTAGTAAATTCTTTGGAGTTGAATAATTCTTCAGTTGCTAAAACTAAGGATTCAGTTTCAGATAAAGGAGCAAAACCTACACCAAAAGAAGTATCGTTAGAGGAAGGAATAGCACTTTCCCTGTCGAATACGTTAACTAGGTCTCCAGAACCTCTACCTATTTTACATTCAATAACAGTGTCTAATTCAACATCTAAATTGACGATGTTTTCTTTTAACCAGTCTTTAGCTGCTTTAATAGCTACTCTTTCAAGAGGGAAATGATATTCAACACCATTTTCATCTACATAATCGTGAATTCCCCTACCAGTCAAAAGAATGTCAATAGGTTTTCTTACACTTCCTCCACCAAATTTAGGATCAGAGTCTCCAGCAGTGATTTGAACTTCATCTGTGTTGTGGTGGAGAATGTTACCTTCACCTAATTTTTCTTCATACATTTTACATAAAGCATTACTTACAGATTGAGCAATACCATCACTGATACTGTCTGGGTGTCCTATACCTTTTCTTTCAACGATTTCAATTTCTAAGTCTTCGATATAAGTTTGGTTAAGTTCAGAAACAAAAATATTATCTCTCATTTTATCAACACACAATCAATAATTAAAATATTATAATGATATATGTTTTAATTTAGATAATAAATAAATGTTGTCATAAATTAGATGATAAACAAAATGTAAACTTTTTTCAACTCGATATTACTATCAATATTCAATTTTAAAATTGATATTAAACAAGAGCTTTATTTAAAAAAAAAATAATTAGATTAAACCAAAAAATCCGAATACAAGTTACCATTCTCATTATACAAATAATCTCTTCTTAAAAAAACAACAAAAAATGGAAAAAAAGAAAGACAGTGCATATCCAGCAAGAGTAATAAATGAGGACCCTTCTAGAAGGAATATTGAAACTACAAGAATAGTGAATAATATTCCACCAAATAAAAAGAGAAATGCTTTTGCTTCGTAATATACATGATTTTCACCAAAATCAGAATTAAATCTAATATATCTTTCAAATATTGGTTTAAAAATAAAAAATATCAAATACAAGAGATATAATCATAACTGAAGCAAATAATACATTAAACCCATAACCAATTAGATAACTTCCAATGATTGCATAGAAAATACCTACCACTATTCCTAAAACTGAACCTATAACCGATTGAATAATCAATTCCCTATAAGTTAAACTGTTCAATGGTTTTTTTTAAGAAAATTAAAATGTTTTTCATCCATACACAACACATAATCTAAGTTCTGGCGAATTTATGAATTATTACCTTTCCAGAATCAACTTACTAATTTTCAAGCAGTAATGCATTCTTTAATAAAATATTAACTTTATTTAAATAAATAATTTTTTAAATAAATCTTTTAAATCCACAACTAGCTAATAAGATGTGTTTAAAATAAACAACTAAAAACAAGTATCTTCTAAATTAAAAGCTGACAATTCAAAATCAATTTCACAAAAACAGCTGATAAAAACTTAAAATAAATAAAAAATAAGAAAATATAGTAATGGCAACCATAATATACAACAAAACAACTGACAAATTAATTCACATAAGGCTAAAATTTGCAGATAGCTATTTTCAGCGATTAAAGGGTTTAATGTTTAAAAAAAATATTAATTATGCTCTTGTAATTAAAACTAAGTACTCTTCGGCAATTCACACATCCTTTATGAGGTTTCCCATTGATGTTTATTTCTTAGATGAAAATAAGAAAATTTTTGAAATAGCTACATTAAAACCTTGGAGTAAATATGAACCTTCAAAGAATGCAAGATATGTTCTTGAAGTTAAAGCAAATTCACTGAAAGATAAATTAAAAAAAGGAGATGAGATAGAATTTGTTTGTGAAAATAGCTAAATGTAATTTAATAGATCATGTGGATGTTCCACAATTTCGATTTCATCTATTTGAGCTAGTTTTTTAGTATTTTCAATATCTATATCTCTCATATAAATTGTTATAATTTTACCTTCGGATATTGCTCCATATTGACAGCTGTCCTTACATAATCCACAGCCAACACATTTCATTAGATCTATTTCCTTAGCTGGGATGATAGCATCATTTTCACAGGTAATAGCTGCAATACATTCATCACAATTTTGACATTTCTCCAATTCAAGCTTGGAAGGTAAAACTGTATCAACAGGTCCTGGATGAATATCTACTGGAACCATAACAGTTTTTACAGCTCCTTTTCCTGCCTGTGCAACTGCATTAGTAACTAAAGAGTCTGCAATTCCATGGACTATCTTAGCAACTGTATTTGCTGTTGCAGGAGAAACAATAAGTAAATCATACTTACCTAAAGATAATCTTCCAGTAATAGGGTAACTGAACTTCTGATTTGAATCAGTAGCCAGTTCCCTGTATCTGCCGCCAGTAATGTTTACAATGCGTTCATAAAGTCCATACATTTTAAGAACTTCTTCACTAGCAGCAGAAAGGAATATAGTGACATCATGATTCTTAGATAACTTTTCAGCTACTTGAACTGATTCATTAAGTAAATGACCTGCTCCAGTAATTGCAAATCCAATTCTCATAATATCCTATAATTTATGTACTTGATAACCGTCTTTTTCTGAGAATGCATAATGAACAGTTGTGTACTGGTTCATAAATTCAGTTACATCATCTTTTATGTCTTTTTTATCTACTGCAACTGCTTTAATGAACTCTGCAACTTCTTCCATTTCTTTTTCTTTTAAACCTCTTCTAGTGATTTCCTGAGTACCTATTCTGATACCAGAAGGATTGTCACTGTTATCTACGTCATCACCAGGGAAAAGGTTTTTATTTAAAATAACATTATTATCAGCTAAATCTTTTGCAATGTCTGATGCTGATCTAATATTAGAAACATTCATAGCTAATTGGTGAGATTCGGTAAATCCTAAATCTTCACATAAAACATCAAATCCTAATTCATAAAGGCTTTGAGCTAAAGCTTGAGCGTTTTTGATGGTTTGTTTAGCATAAGCTTCACCAAATTCTAACATTTCTGCATTAGCTACAGCAAGACCTGCTAAATGGTGAAGGTGATGGTTACTTACAACACCAGGGAATACTGCATTATCAATTACCTCTTTATGTTCAGCATGAGATAAGATGATTCCTCCTTGAGGTCCTGGGAAAGTTTTATGAGTACTTCCCATCATTAAGTCTGCTCCTTCAGCTATTGGTTGTTGGAATTGGCCTCCAGCAATTAAACCTAATACATGAGCTCCATCGTACATGATTTTTGCTCCAACTTCATCAGCTGCTTCACGAGCTTCTTTAACAGGATGAGGGAATAAGAAGAGACTTCCACCAAAGAGAACAATTTTTGGTTTTTCTTCTAATATTTTTTTATTCATTGCATCAATGTCAATGTTCATTATTTCAGGATCAAATGGAGAAGAGATAGTTTTTAATCCACAGATACCTGCAGCACTTACTTTAGCGTGAGAAATATGTCCACCATTAGGGACTTCTAAAGCCATTAATTTATCCCCATAATTAGAGAATGCAAAGAATGATGCTAAATTTGCAGTAACTCCAGAGATAGGTTGTACATTTGCATAGCTAACATTGTACAATTTTTTAGAGGATTCAATAGCTAAATCTTCTATTTCATCAACATATTGACATCCTTCATATAATCTTTCATGAGATTGTCCTTCAGCATATCTGTGCTCAAAATCAGATGCAATAGCTTCAGTTACCTCAACACTAGTAATATTCTCACTAGCAATAAGATTGATACTATTTCTCATATAAGCAGTATGTTTTTCAATAATATTTTCAATTTTATGTAGTTCATTTTCATACTCAGACATTATAACACCTATTATCCAATAAATAATGTATTATTATACACTTATATTGGCAATTCTATATTATAATGTTTGTGAAAATAAGTCCTTAAATGGAATATATTGAAAATCAGTTGAATTAAAAAATAGCTAGTTAATGTAAAAATTATGATTTAAAAAAAGAAAAAAAAGAAAGGGAATAATCACTAGGATTATTTACCCACATCTTCAAGAGCAGCACTAATTTGTGCCATAATTTGATCGGTTTTAAAGTGTTGTTGATCCATAGCACCGGAAGGACATGCTCCTACACAGGTACCGCATCCTTTACATAATGCAACGTTAATTTCAGCATGGGAAGATGCGTCATCTCCAACAATTGAAACTGCACCGTAAGGACATAATTCAACACATACTTCACAAGCACCACAAACAACTTCGTCGGTACGAGCTACGATAGGTTCGATTTCTACTTCTCCTTTAGCCATTGGGATTGCTGCTCTGGATGCTGCAGCGGAACCTTGTGCTACGGAGTCAGGAATATCTTTAGGACCTTGAGCTACACCAGCAACGTAAACACCGTCAGTTAAGGTGTCAACAGGTCTGAGTTTAGGGTGAGCTTCCATGTAGAATCCGTCGGAAGATTTGGAAATACCTAAGGTTTGTCTTAATTCTTCGGATCCTTCAGGATGTTCAAGACCTACACTTAATACAACTAAATCATAGGTGTATTCAGTTACTTTACCGAGTAAGGTGTCTTCAGCTCTGATGGTTAAGGTTAAGTCATCGTTTTCGATGATTTGAGCTGGTTTACCTCTTAAGAACTCAATACCGTATTTTTCTTGGGAAGTTTTGTAGAACTCTTCGAATCCTTTACCGAATGCACGGATATCCATGTAGTAACAGGTTACTTCGGTGTCAGGTTCGTGGTCAATACATAATTGAGCGTTTTTCATGGAGTACATACAACATACTCTAGAACAGTAAGGTTTACCGATTTGTTCATCTCTTGAACCAACACAGTGGATGAATGCTACACGTTTAGGTTCTTTACCGTCAGATGGTTTAATTACGTGACCTTCAGTAGGACCAGATGCGTTAATCATCCTTTCAATTTCCATACCAGTAATTACGTTAGAGTAACGTCCGTATCCATATTGATAGATTTCAGTTGGGTCGTATGGGTCGTAACCAGTTGCTGCAATAATAGTACCAACTTTTAACTCAATTTCTTCAGCTTCTTGTTGATGGTTTACAGCACCACGTTCACAGATTTGGTCACAAAGCATACATTCGATACAGTAATCTTTATCAATGGTTGCACATAATGGTACAGCTTGAGGGAATGGGATGTAAGCAGCTTTTACCATACCGATACCTTCGTCGTAGTAGTTAGGTATTTCGATAGGACAAACTTCTACACAAGATCCACATCCTACACAAAGTTCTTCATCGATGTATCTTGGTTTTTTCTCTACAGTTACAGTGAAGTTACCGATGTATCCGTCTACATGTTTAACTTCAGCGTAAGTAATTAAAGTAATGTTTTCGTGTTTGGAAGTATCTACCATCTTAGGTGCGAGAATACACATGGAACAGTCAAGAGTTGGGAAAGTTTTATCTAATTGTCCCATTCTTCCACCAATGGTAGGGTTTCTTTCAACCATGTAGGTTTCGAATCCCATATCACCTAAATCTAAAGCAGATTGGATACCAGTTACTCCACCACCAATAACGAGAGCTCTGTTGTCTACTGCTACTTTGGTTGCTTCTAATGGTTCTAATAATCTAGCTTTAGCTACAGCCATACGGGTTAAATCTTTAGCTTTTTCAGTAGCTGCTTCAGGTTCGTTCATGTGTACCCAGGAGTCTTGTTCCCTTAAGTTTGCAAATTCAAATAAGAATTTGTTTAATCCTGCTTCTTCTACACATCTACGGAAAGTAGGTTCGTGAAGACGAGGGGAACATGCTGCTACAACAACTCTGTTTAAGTTGTGTTCTTTAATATCATCTTGGATTAATAATTGACCAGGGTCAGAACACATGTATTTGTAATCTTTTGCTACAACAACATTTGGTAATGTCTTAGCATATTCAGCTACTTCAGGACAGTTTACTACTCCACCGACGTTTACACCACAGTGACAGACGTAAACACCAATCCTTAATTCTTCATTATTTTTATTTTCTTCTGCCATTCTATAATCACCTTGTACAAGTTGTGACAATTCATTATCTAAGTTAATAAAAATTATTTCCTAAAAAAAGTTTATTCTAATATTTTTATAACGTTAGATATTACTAATGTAGTAGGAACACTCTTATAAAGGTTTCTAATAGAAACTTGGAGTAAAGTATATATATAATAAAAAATCCATCCCCTTTAAATAGATTAATATAAAAAAGGACTTAAAACAGTTAAAATTTAGGTAAATAAAAAAGTATAAAAAAGAATTAGGTAAAACTAAAAGAAAAAACAGCTGAAAAAAAATTAAAAAATGCCTATAATAAAGAGATAATAATAGGCAATGTAACTAGTGAAAATACAGTGTTCATCAGTATACAATCTGATGTTAAATGATAATCCAAACCATAATTAACAGCTAACATTAATGACAACATACCTGAAGGCATTGCTGCTTCAACAATTGCAATTGTATACTCATACCCAGTAAAGTGGAAGACAGTAACAAATGCAAACATAACTATTGGGAAAATGAAAAGTTTCATTATAGATGTGAAGCAAACCATGTCCTTATTCCATTTTAAACCACCAAGATTAATGGATAAACCTAAAGAGATCATAATTAATGGAATAGCACCATCACCTAGATAGTTAACAACATTGTCAACTACTGGACCAATCGGAATATTGTATAAATTAAATATAATACCTAAAACAACAGCCCACAATGGTGGAAAGAGCAGTATGTCTTTAACTGCAGCACGAGGAGTTCCTCCAAATTTAAGAACTAACAATAAGGATAGAATTAAAAATATAGATGTAGTACCTAAATCACAAAATATTGCTCTTAAAAATCCTGCATCTCCAAAAACACCTAAATTAACAGGATATCCCATAAATGCAGTATTTGCAATCATTACAGTAACTAAAACACTCCAAAGTCTCTTATCTTCAAATCCTAATTTTTTAAGAATAATAAATGATATTATACCAACAATAAATGAAGAACAAATAATAGCAATAGGTAGAACACCTAATTTATGAATTGCACTTAAATCTGCAGAAAAAAGTGCAGAAAAAATCATACATGGTAATAAAATATTCATTACTATTTTATTCAATGGTGTAATATCATCTTCAGATAAAAAATCAAGACGTTTTAGGATATAACCTAAAGCAATCATTATAACAATAGATAAAATAGTAATCTCAATTTCATTCATAAAAAACCCTTTACAAAATTAATTTACAATTAATATTATGTAATGGGTAGTATATAAAAAATTTGTATAAAAGAAAAAAAAGAAGAAATATTGAAGAATTAATCTACAATACCATCACTAGTAATTTTAAAGACACATTCACCTTCTGGAAGGTGAGGGCTGTCTACTAAACGAGCAATTCTTTTACCAGCAAGCCCTTTTTTGAGCCAAATCCTATAAGTAGAAGCATGCCCTAAAACATGCCCCCCAATAGCTTTTGTAGGACTTCCAAAGAATGCATCAGGTTTAGCTTGAACTTGGTTTGTTATGAAAACTGCAACATTATAGGTATTAGCTATTTGTTGAAGAGCATGTAAATGTTGATTTAATTTCTGTTGTCTTACAGCTAAAGATTCCCTACCAACATATTCTGCTCTGAAATGAGCCATAAGAGAATCAACAATAACTAATTTAATATTATTACCTTGTTGGATTAATTCATTGATGCTTTCAGCCATTAAGATTTGATGAGAAGAATTGAAAGCACGAGCAATATGAATATTACTTAAAACTTCTTCATGATCTAATTCAAAACCATCAGCAATTTGAATAATCCTTTCTGGACGGAAAGTGTTTTCAGTATCAATAAATACACATTGTCCTTCAAGACCACCTTGTTCAATAGGTAATTGGACAGTAACAGCTAATTCATGAGAAATCTGACTCTTACCAGAACCGAACTCACCAAATACTTCAGTAATAGATTGAGTTTCAATTCCACCACCAATTAAATCATTGAATCCTTGACTTCCAACAGATATACGGCCAACTTCTTTTCTTCTTTCAGAAACATCTAAAGCTGTTTCAAATCCTATTTTTTCAGATTTACGAGCTGCTTCAATAACTTTTTCAGCTACACCTTCACCAATTTCGGCTTTTACAGCTAATTCTTTAGCAGTAGCAGTAGCTAATCTCATCATATCTGCAAAACCAGCATCTCTAAGTTTTTCTGCAGTTTTTTCACCAACACTTGGTAAATCTTCTAATTCCACCATAATAATCATTCCTTAGTAATATTTATCTAAAATTTTTTTAGGACTAAGTCTAACTTCCTCATTATATTCATCAAATCTAACATTGGCAATAACTTCCATAGTCATTCCACTTAAATCATCAAGTTTTCCTTCAAATATTCCAACACCTTCTTCTTCAACATAGCTAATAATTTCCTCTTTATCCATTTCAAGAAGTTCTTCAACTAAATTATCAAAGAAAGTGATTTGTACCTCCCCAGTATCATCTTCAAATCTTCCAGAAAGCATTAAAAGATAATTAGGTTCATCAATAACATCTCCACAGAAACTACAAACTGCACCATCATCATTTTCAGAATCAGGTTCTAATCTATTTCCACAGCTAGGACATTTAGCAAGAAGTATATTGTTTGAAGGGTCTTTAAATACTCCAGTTATGCGGACATTACGATCATCATCTTCAAGAGCATTAATTTCTTTTTGTGGGTAAATAGTTTCTCTTAATTCATCAGGAGTTGGTAAAGAGTCAATTTCTTCATC
This region of Methanobrevibacter woesei genomic DNA includes:
- the ileS gene encoding isoleucine--tRNA ligase, with the translated sequence MPIKEAEKSYDHKKIENKVQNFWKEGDMFSKVNKLRANGPQYSFLDGPPYCSGKIHLGTAWNKVIKDSYLRFKSMNGFSLRRQAGWDMHGLPIEHKVEQLMGIKSKQEIEEEVGIANFVDKCKEFAMDNKIAMEHEFDDLGVWMDWEKPYMTLDPKYMESAWWTLKRANEKNLLVNDKRVISWCPHCETALAAAEIDYEEKEDPSIFVKFPVKESLLEDNDLPEYFLVWTTTPWTLPSNLAIAVNPEFTYTFVKKDGEILLLAENLLEDVLGPAEIVHKKKIPAENEDEEDTVIEEVEVIYEIVKNVTGEDLLGVAYTYPLASEVPKQVEFDEIDNVHTILPGDHVELGEGTGFVHTAPGHGPDDFEVGKEYGLPIFSPIDESGTFVEDAGKYAGKFCKSANDEIINDLIEKGLMFRNETLTHRYGVCWRCKTPIIYLATKQWFIKVTDIKQQMLDELDKVEWIPKWAGEGRFRDWVDNAKDWTISRQRYWGIPIPIWECPDCGELKVVGSVAELKENALNEIDVDDEELVHRPYVDEIKMKCDKCGATVERIPDVLDVWIDSGVAGWASLYYPQEDNGFNQWFPYDFITEGHDQTRGWFYSQLGTGVIAMDRAPYKKVLMHGFVLDEDGKKMSKSLGNVVAPEEVIEKYGADVLRFYLLWANKPWEDLKFVWDELNNINKMFNILWNVYVFSTTYMSLDEFDPTKITEDDIILRNEDKWIISRANSLVRDVEEDLNNLYFHKATRKINNFILEDLSRWYVRLIRGRTWVESDDPDKLGAYYSLYEALNKLINVLAPIAPHITEEIYENLVLGVDSEAAESIHMNDWGYDADAIDEELEAKMDIVREVIEAAARARDIARYKLRWPVSDITIVAQDEEVLKAIDDLSEIIKDQSNTKEVLTATEFENLSFNAKPNLKTLGPRLKGDMGIVKKYLEESDGNAIKEELDSNGSIVVEIGDKSFELSNDDVLFDSELPDDFVSSEFELGNVFVNTNITPEIMQEAMARELIRRVQDMRKDMDLDVEANIEVVVKTSTKFKDLIMPQCDFVSNEVRANSLIISDIEECSSANDDDNVHIKEWDIEGEKVCISIKK
- a CDS encoding methionine adenosyltransferase, yielding MRDNIFVSELNQTYIEDLEIEIVERKGIGHPDSISDGIAQSVSNALCKMYEEKLGEGNILHHNTDEVQITAGDSDPKFGGGSVRKPIDILLTGRGIHDYVDENGVEYHFPLERVAIKAAKDWLKENIVNLDVELDTVIECKIGRGSGDLVNVFDRESAIPSSNDTSFGVGFAPLSETESLVLATEELFNSKEFTKKYPATGEDIKVMGLREKDKITLTICCGMVDKYVKNPEEYKAACAVLKEEAEKLAPKYTNRDVEVFINTGDNLDSDDEAGYFLTVTGTSAEMGDDGSVGRGNRANGLITPCRPMSMEATSGKNPVNHVGKIYNILASRIAAEIAEKIPEVKQVHIMLLSQIGRPIDNPKAASTQVILEDGCKLEDVKADIEKIIDEGLENITDIAQDVIAGNARTF
- a CDS encoding DUF192 domain-containing protein; translation: MATIIYNKTTDKLIHIRLKFADSYFQRLKGLMFKKNINYALVIKTKYSSAIHTSFMRFPIDVYFLDENKKIFEIATLKPWSKYEPSKNARYVLEVKANSLKDKLKKGDEIEFVCENS
- a CDS encoding dihydromethanopterin reductase (acceptor), encoding MRIGFAITGAGHLLNESVQVAEKLSKNHDVTIFLSAASEEVLKMYGLYERIVNITGGRYRELATDSNQKFSYPITGRLSLGKYDLLIVSPATANTVAKIVHGIADSLVTNAVAQAGKGAVKTVMVPVDIHPGPVDTVLPSKLELEKCQNCDECIAAITCENDAIIPAKEIDLMKCVGCGLCKDSCQYGAISEGKIITIYMRDIDIENTKKLAQIDEIEIVEHPHDLLNYI
- the glyA gene encoding serine hydroxymethyltransferase, which codes for MSEYENELHKIENIIEKHTAYMRNSINLIASENITSVEVTEAIASDFEHRYAEGQSHERLYEGCQYVDEIEDLAIESSKKLYNVSYANVQPISGVTANLASFFAFSNYGDKLMALEVPNGGHISHAKVSAAGICGLKTISSPFDPEIMNIDIDAMNKKILEEKPKIVLFGGSLFLFPHPVKEAREAADEVGAKIMYDGAHVLGLIAGGQFQQPIAEGADLMMGSTHKTFPGPQGGIILSHAEHKEVIDNAVFPGVVSNHHLHHLAGLAVANAEMLEFGEAYAKQTIKNAQALAQSLYELGFDVLCEDLGFTESHQLAMNVSNIRSASDIAKDLADNNVILNKNLFPGDDVDNSDNPSGIRIGTQEITRRGLKEKEMEEVAEFIKAVAVDKKDIKDDVTEFMNQYTTVHYAFSEKDGYQVHKL
- a CDS encoding CoB--CoM heterodisulfide reductase iron-sulfur subunit A family protein is translated as MAEENKNNEELRIGVYVCHCGVNVGGVVNCPEVAEYAKTLPNVVVAKDYKYMCSDPGQLLIQDDIKEHNLNRVVVAACSPRLHEPTFRRCVEEAGLNKFLFEFANLREQDSWVHMNEPEAATEKAKDLTRMAVAKARLLEPLEATKVAVDNRALVIGGGVTGIQSALDLGDMGFETYMVERNPTIGGRMGQLDKTFPTLDCSMCILAPKMVDTSKHENITLITYAEVKHVDGYIGNFTVTVEKKPRYIDEELCVGCGSCVEVCPIEIPNYYDEGIGMVKAAYIPFPQAVPLCATIDKDYCIECMLCDQICERGAVNHQQEAEEIELKVGTIIAATGYDPYDPTEIYQYGYGRYSNVITGMEIERMINASGPTEGHVIKPSDGKEPKRVAFIHCVGSRDEQIGKPYCSRVCCMYSMKNAQLCIDHEPDTEVTCYYMDIRAFGKGFEEFYKTSQEKYGIEFLRGKPAQIIENDDLTLTIRAEDTLLGKVTEYTYDLVVLSVGLEHPEGSEELRQTLGISKSSDGFYMEAHPKLRPVDTLTDGVYVAGVAQGPKDIPDSVAQGSAAASRAAIPMAKGEVEIEPIVARTDEVVCGACEVCVELCPYGAVSIVGDDASSHAEINVALCKGCGTCVGACPSGAMDQQHFKTDQIMAQISAALEDVGK
- a CDS encoding AEC family transporter, with translation MNEIEITILSIVIMIALGYILKRLDFLSEDDITPLNKIVMNILLPCMIFSALFSADLSAIHKLGVLPIAIICSSFIVGIISFIILKKLGFEDKRLWSVLVTVMIANTAFMGYPVNLGVFGDAGFLRAIFCDLGTTSIFLILSLLLVLKFGGTPRAAVKDILLFPPLWAVVLGIIFNLYNIPIGPVVDNVVNYLGDGAIPLIMISLGLSINLGGLKWNKDMVCFTSIMKLFIFPIVMFAFVTVFHFTGYEYTIAIVEAAMPSGMLSLMLAVNYGLDYHLTSDCILMNTVFSLVTLPIIISLL
- the radA gene encoding DNA repair and recombination protein RadA; translation: MVELEDLPSVGEKTAEKLRDAGFADMMRLATATAKELAVKAEIGEGVAEKVIEAARKSEKIGFETALDVSERRKEVGRISVGSQGFNDLIGGGIETQSITEVFGEFGSGKSQISHELAVTVQLPIEQGGLEGQCVFIDTENTFRPERIIQIADGFELDHEEVLSNIHIARAFNSSHQILMAESINELIQQGNNIKLVIVDSLMAHFRAEYVGRESLAVRQQKLNQHLHALQQIANTYNVAVFITNQVQAKPDAFFGSPTKAIGGHVLGHASTYRIWLKKGLAGKRIARLVDSPHLPEGECVFKITSDGIVD